The following proteins come from a genomic window of Phycodurus eques isolate BA_2022a chromosome 9, UOR_Pequ_1.1, whole genome shotgun sequence:
- the LOC133407327 gene encoding integral membrane protein 2A-like encodes MVKIAFNPALAQKALVKEPAVKDPELATASTGMAGSTGRCLVTLLGIAFILSGLIVGGACLYRYFTPKRLYHGAMQFSDMSTVGDTERQPYYLPLVEEEVEISDSMAVISVPPPRFRPGDPAYILHDFNRKLTAYLDLTLRTCFVIPLNTSVVLPPQDLIDLFSQLMSGSYRSYLVQEDLVVTERIDDIKPLGLYIRRLCSGKETYRMERRASLPGRFMEKRSAEECFTFHHFENKFVTETRICKA; translated from the exons ATGGTGAAGATCGCTTTCAACCCGGCTCTGGCGCAGAAAGCTCTCGTCAAGGAGCCTGCGGTGAAG gaccCCGAGCTCGCCACTGCTTCGACGGGCATGGCAGGCTCCACGGGTCGTTGTTTGGTTACACTTCTGGGCATCGCCTTCATCCTCAGTGGACTCATCGTGGGGGGAGCATGTCTCTATCGATATTTCACTCCCAAG AGGCTGTATCACGGCGCCATGCAGTTCAGCGACATGTCAACCGTTGGTGATACAGAAAGACAGCCTTACTATCTCCCACTGGTAGAGGAAGAGGTGGAGATTTCTGACAGCATGGCCGTCATCAGCGTCCCACCTCCCCGTTTCAGGCCCGGAGACCCCGCTTACATCCTCCATGACTTCAACAGG AAGCTTACCGCATATCTGGACTTGACTCTGAGGACCTGCTTTGTGATTCCGCTGAACACATCAGTGGTGCTGCCTCCTCAAGACCTCATTGACCTCTTCTCACAGCTGATG TCTGGCTCGTACCGCAGTTACCTGGTGCAAGAGGACCTTGTTGTAACGGAGCGCATTGATGACATCAAGCCTCTGGGCCTCTACATCCGCAGACTGTGCAGCGGCAAGGAAACCTACAGAATGGAGCGCCGTGCCAGCCTACCAG GTCGATTTATGGAGAAGCGCTCTGCAGAGGAGTGCTTCACCTTCCATCACTTTGAAAACAAGTTTGTAACCGAGACCCGGATCTGCAAGGCCTGA
- the LOC133408091 gene encoding uncharacterized protein LOC133408091, with protein MASLVLNETGMEDCGIDDSFKYNLYSVVYSVVFVLGLITNCAALFVFCFRMKMRNETTMFMTNLALSDLVFVFTLPFKVFYNVNRHWPFGDGLCKVSGTAFITNIYGSMLFLTCISVDRFLAIVYPFRSRSIRTRRNAAMVCAAVWLTIVGGGISVTFFSTINSTNIATTCFEGFSKSTWRTYLSKITIFIEIVGFLLPLLANLVCSSLVLRTLRRPVSLGHGCDSKRRVLRMILVHLAIFIICFVPYNSILFLYALVRTQALANCSVERFARTLYPITLCLASLNCCLDPVVYYFTSESFQKSLTLGSKGSGSRPESIPRSDAETQDPSNTLPRDTHTLTRNGKDTKVSERVSLGSMDGRFSPQEMHRMRSSSSTATLMLATSLGERGGGKIPQSGQLRIDPQCSQVYATWYKKKIIIIIMNASCQNTGELRMYQHHVYAVVYSVILVPGLLGNILAIWVFRVYIRETKKAVVFMMNLAVADLMQVLSLPLRIYYYLNNSWPFGHALCMICFYLKYVNMYASIYFLVCVSVRRCELIMRPLRYNASRRKADVVVCTLGWFLVCLGCLAFPLLRNPESDDDLVTSGVNATPPEADMVCFSELPMQMISTSAAWVILIVAELLGFIIPFTLVLACTCLTAGSLQTRTAGAIPDQGEKRRALRMVLSCTVVFLVCFAPYHITMPLDFLAKSNTLSSCTLRELILRCHPVALCLASINCSLDPIMYYFTTDEFWRRLSKLEIPERMISSRWNVSSGLCVNDFLVEGPVADNH; from the exons ATGGCGAGTTTGGTGCTCAATGAGACTGGAATGGAGGACTGCGGCATTGATGACTCCTTCAAATACAACTTATATTCCGTGGTCTACAGTGTGGTCTTTGTCTTGGGTCTCATCACCAACTGTGCTGCGCTCTTTGTCTTTTGCTTCCGCATGAAGATGCGCAATGAGACGACAATGTTTATGACTAATTTAGCACTATCAGATTTAGTCTTTGTTTTTACGTTGCCATTTAAGGTGTTCTACAATGTTAACCGCCACTGGCCATTCGGAGATGGACTGTGTAAAGTTTCAGGAACAGCCTTCATCACTAACATCTATGGTAGCATGCTCTTTCTCACCTGCATCAGCGTCGACCGCTTTTTGGCAATAGTCTACCCTTTCCGCTCCCGCTCCATCCGCACGCGTAGGAACGCTGCCATGGTGTGTGCAGCTGTGTGGTTGACCATTGTGGGCGGCGGGATATCAGTCACCTTCTTCTCTACCATCAACAGCACAAATATAGCCACAACCTGTTTTGAAGGCTTCTCGAAGAGTACCTGGAGGACATACCTTTCCAAAATCACCATCTTTATTGAG ATTGTGGGATTCCTACTTCCCCTCCTGGCCAACTTGGTATGTTCCTCGCTGGTTCTAAGAACACTGCGCCGTCCAGTGTCTCTTGGCCACGGCTGTGACAGCAAGAGACGCGTCTTGAGGATGATTCTCGTCCATCTCGCCATCTTCATCATCTGCTTCGTCCCTTATAACTCTATTCTCTTCCTGTATGCCCTGGTGAGGACCCAGGCCTTAGCTAATTGCTCCGTGGAGCGTTTCGCACGAACTCTGTACCCTATCACTCTGTGTCTGGCCAGTCTCAACTGCTGCCTGGACCCTGTGGTCTATTACTTCACTTCTGAAAGCTTCCAAAAAAGTCTGACCTTGGGGAGCAAAGGGTCTGGCTCCCGGCCTGAGAGTATTCCCCGTAGCGACGCTGAGACACAGGACCCGTCAAACACTCTCCCAAGAGACACGCACACTTTGACGAGGAATGGAAAAGACACTAAAGTATCAGAGA GGGTGTCACTAGGTTCTATGGACGGGAGGTTTAGCCCCCAGGAGATGCACAGGAT GAGAAGCAGCTCCAGCACGGCCACCTTGATGTTGGCCACATCACTTGGGgaaagagggggggggaaaatccCACAGTCAGGTCAG CTCAGAATTGATCCACAGTGTAGTCAAGTCTATGCCACATggtataagaaaaaaataataataataataatgaatgccAGCTGTCAAAACACAGGGGAACTGCGGATGTATCAGCACCATGTGTATGCAGTGGTGTACAGTGTCATCCTTGTACCGGGCCTGCTGGGGAACATACTGGCAATATGGGTGTTCAGGGTTTACATCAGAGAAACAAAGAAGGCAGTGGTGTTCATGATGAATTTGGCTGTGGCTGACCTGATGCAG GTTCTTTCTCTGCCACTTAGGATCTACTATTACCTGAACAACAGCTGGCCCTTTGGTCATGCTCTCTGCATGATCTGTTTCTATCTGAAGTACGTCAACATGTATGCTTCCATCTACTTCCtggtgtgtgtgagcgtgcgcCGCTGCGAACTCATCATGCGACCGCTGAGGTACAATGCCtccaggcgaaaggcggacgtggTCGTATGCACCCTGGGATGGTTCTTGGTCTGCCTGGGCTGTCTGGccttccctctcctgagaaaCCCTGAGTCTGATGATGACCTTGTGACCTCAGGAGTCAACGCCACCCCTCCTGAAGCTGACATGGTCTGTTTCTCAGAGCTGCCCATGCAGATGATCAGTACCTCAGCAGCCTGGGTTATCTTGATCGTAGCTGAGCTCCTCGGTTTCATCATTCCCTTCACCCTGGTGTTAGCCTGCACCTGCCTGACCGCCGGCAGCCTTCAGACAAGGACAGCCGGCGCCATTCCTGACCAAGGGGAGAAGCGGAGGGCTTTGAGGATGGTGCTAAGCTGCACCGTTGTGTTTTTAGTGTGCTTTGCTCCTTATCACATTACAATGCCGCTGGACTTCTTGGCCAAATCCAACACCTTGAGCAGCTGCACCCTTAGGGAGCTGATCCTAAGATGTCACCCTGTCGCACTCTGCTTGGCCAGCATAAACTGCAGCCTAGATCCCATCATGTATTACTTCACAACGGACGAATTCTGGAGGCGACTGAGTAAGCTCGAAATACCAGAGCGTATGATTTCAAGCAGATGGAATGTCTCAAGTGGACTTTGTGTGAATGACTTCCTTGTTGAAGGACCAGTGGCTGATAATCACTAA